The following coding sequences are from one Alphaproteobacteria bacterium 33-17 window:
- a CDS encoding flagellar basal-body rod protein FlgF — MAAISFDNTTYVLLGRQNSMFKEVETLSNNIANANTPGFQRQSMIFEKVLHNATHKDVINYSRDVSTVRNVNPGDYKSTGNKFDVALVGQGVYFRVNTPQGERYTRGGNFTLNAQGQLVTPQGYQVLNNGGEAIVINDIDQDIVVREDGTITAGPEVIGNIGIAQFENEQFMQPRGNGLLEALVDPLPNAANFQVYQGVLELSNVEPIVELTTLIDAQRNVSTGTTIINSLDEMEKTAFRIFGKVS; from the coding sequence ATGGCTGCTATATCTTTTGACAATACAACTTATGTTTTACTTGGACGTCAAAACTCTATGTTCAAGGAAGTAGAAACATTATCAAATAATATTGCAAACGCAAATACACCAGGCTTTCAAAGACAATCAATGATTTTTGAAAAGGTACTTCATAATGCAACTCATAAAGATGTTATCAATTACTCACGTGATGTATCTACTGTACGTAATGTAAACCCTGGCGATTATAAATCCACAGGCAATAAATTTGATGTGGCTTTAGTTGGTCAGGGTGTATACTTTAGGGTTAATACACCACAGGGCGAACGCTATACAAGAGGCGGTAATTTTACATTAAATGCACAAGGTCAACTGGTTACTCCACAAGGCTATCAGGTTTTAAACAATGGCGGCGAAGCAATTGTAATTAATGATATTGATCAAGATATCGTAGTTCGTGAAGATGGCACAATTACCGCAGGTCCTGAAGTTATAGGAAATATTGGTATAGCTCAGTTTGAAAATGAGCAATTTATGCAACCTCGTGGAAATGGATTATTAGAAGCGCTTGTCGATCCACTTCCAAATGCAGCGAATTTTCAGGTTTACCAAGGTGTTTTAGAATTATCAAATGTAGAGCCTATCGTAGAACTAACCACACTAATTGATGCACAAAGAAATGTTTCAACAGGTACAACAATAATAAATTCGTTAGATGAAATGGAAAAAACCGCATTCAGAATTTTTGGAAAAGTAAGTTAG